A single region of the Silene latifolia isolate original U9 population chromosome 8, ASM4854445v1, whole genome shotgun sequence genome encodes:
- the LOC141594308 gene encoding wax ester synthase/diacylglycerol acyltransferase 11-like: MESVISRRKRGVIKPIEVKPMSKDEVAMFEEEEEPLSPGSLIFHRPTFNIHILAIMGCRTPINVDLIKAKLPLTLLKHPRFSSLVVGDASKGEELKWVRTEVNLDNHIIIPKINLENNILPEKYVDNYIYNLSKTSLDKSRPLWDFHILHVKTSEETQAIGMFRIHHSLGDGSSLVSLLLALMRKMSNPEELPTIPPQKTSKNKTRNDEKGVFWRRVLGLWWVLTLCWNTLVDVALFVATTVFLKDDSPLKIPSVFTPRRVVYKMVSLDDLKLVKNAMAATINDVALGVTEAGLSKYLSRKYGNEVNKHKSKEQINKLLKKMRLRSVLLINLRPSGGIQALSDMMEKDAEAKWGNAVGYVILPFTLALRDNPLDYIREAKATVDRKKHSLEALLTYSISEFVMKLFGTKVASVLSHRINTHTTMCFSNLVGPLEEIGFYGHPMSFLAPTSYGQPHGLMINFQSYVNKMTIVISVDEDTVSDPHQLGDDIVESLKVVKGALIAQGLAKDGIAS, from the exons ATGGAGAGTGTCATTAGTAGACGTAAGCGAGGCGTAATCAAACCAATAGAAGTTAAGCCTATGAGCAAAGACGAAGTTGCTATgttcgaagaagaagaagagccaTTGAGTCCGGGTTCACTCATATTTCATAGGCCAACTTTTAATATACATATTTTGGCTATTATGGGTTGTCGGACTCCTATTAACGTCGATCTTATCAAGGCTAAACTCCCACTTACGCTCCTAAAACACCCTCGTTTCTCTAGTCTCGTG GTAGGAGATGCAAGTAAAGGTGAAGAACTGAAATGGGTAAGAACGGAAGTGAACTTGGACAATCACATAATAATCCCGAAAATCAACCTCGAAAACAATATATTACCGGAAAAGTATGTCGATAATTACATATACAATCTGAGCAAAACAAGCTTAGACAAGTCAAGGCCACTATGGGACTTCCATATTCTTCATGTCAAGACCTCTGAGGAGACTCAAGCGATAGGCATGTTCCGAATTCACCACTCTTTAGGGGATGGCTCATCTCTCGTTTCTCTCCTTTTAGCCCTTATGCGTAAGATGTCAAATCCCGAGGAGTTACCGACAATACCTCCTCAAAAGACAAGCAAAAATAAGACAAGGAATGATGAGAAAGGTGTGTTTTGGAGACGGGTTTTAGGCCTATGGTGGGTTTTGACATTGTGTTGGAATACCTTAGTGGATGTTGCTTTGTTTGTGGCAACAACGGTGTTTTTGAAGGATGATTCGCCTCTTAAGATTCCTTCTGTGTTCACTCCTAGAAGGGTTGTTTACAAGATGGTTAGTCTTGATGATTTGAAATTGGTCAAGAATGCAATGGCTGCT ACGATCAATGATGTAGCACTTGGAGTGACAGAAGCTGGGTTGTCTAAGTATCTTAGCAGGAAATACG GAAATGAAGTAAACAAACATAAATCTAAGgagcaaataaacaaacttctcAAGAAAATGAGGCTTAGATCAGTACTACTAATAAACTTACGACCATCCGGAGGAATACAA GCGTTATCTGATATGATGGAGAAAGATGCAGAAGCAAAATGGGGGAATGCAGTAGGATATGTAATTCTTCCCTTTACTCTGGCATTGAGAGACAATCCTCTGGATTACATTCGAGAAGCCAAGGCAACAGTCGATCGCAAAAAGCACTCTCTTGAGGCTTTACTCACTTATTCAATCTCTGAATTTGTTATGAAACTCTTTGGTACTAAG GTTGCAAGTGTATTGTCACACAGAATCAATACACATACAACAATGTGCTTCTCAAACTTAGTAGGACCTTTGGAAGAGATAGGCTTCTATGGTCATCCTATGTCTTTCTTGGCTCCAACTTCCTATGGACAACCACAT GGTTTGATGATCAACTTTCAAAGCTATGTGAACAAGATGACGATAGTAATATCGGTCGATGAAGATACTGTctcggatcctcaccagctaGGTGATGACATTGTTGAGTCTTTGAAGGTAGTTAAGGGTGCCCTCATAGCACAAGGCCTTGCTAAGGATGGAATTGCATCATGA